In one Ananas comosus cultivar F153 linkage group 12, ASM154086v1, whole genome shotgun sequence genomic region, the following are encoded:
- the LOC109718880 gene encoding erlin-2-B isoform X2 has product MDSQQPQQHDRSQGLQPEGELEYQRLPPPPQQQQQQQQPQRRRPQPPPPSSGGDLVGIGVMVLISVAFVLIVFSSSMSTSGSSWYILHQVPEGHVGVYWRGGALLKTITNPGFHLKLPLVTKFEPIQVTLQTDQVVNRLRKEYVYETLLNYGVHYDKTWIYDKIHHEINQFCSAHTLQQVYIDMFDQIDEKMKEAIQRDCTQYAPGIEIIGVRVTKPNIPASIKRNFELMEEERTKALIAMERQKVAEKEAETQKKIALSEAEKNAQVSKILMEQKLMERDSAKRQQEIENQMYVAREKSQADASFYRVTKEAEANRLKLTPEYLELKFIESIANNSKIFFGDKVPNMVMDQRLLGNFLSGIAQRDHVEI; this is encoded by the exons ATGGATTCGCAGCAGCCGCAGCAACACGATCGCTCGCAGGGGCTTCAGCCGGAGGGCGAGCTCGAGTACCAGcgcctgccgccgccgccgcagcagcagcagcagcagcagcagccgcagcggcggcggccgcagCCTCCGCCTCCGTCGTCTGGGGGCGATCTCGTCGGCATCGGAGTGATGGTGTTGATCTCGGTCGCTTTCGTTCTG ATAGTGTTTTCATCCTCTATGTCGACGTCAGGCAGCAGCTGGTACATCCTGCATCAAGTTCCTGAAGGCCATGTGGGTGTATATTGGAGAGGTGGCGCTCTTTTGAAAACAATTACTAATCCAG GGTTTCATCTGAAATTGCCTTTGGTTACGAAGTTTGAGCCCATACAAGTCACCCTTCAGACGGACCAG GTTGTGAATCGACTTAGAAAAGAATATGTCTATGAAACTTTGCTCAATTATGGCGTACATTATGATAAGACGTGGATATATGATAAGATTCATCATGAAATAAATCAGTTCTGCAGTGCTCACACCCTGCAGCAAGTTTATATCGACATGTTTGATCAG ATTGATGAAAAGATGAAAGAGGCTATTCAAAGAGATTGCACACAGTATGCTCCTGGAATTGAAATTATCGGTGTTCGTGTTACAAAGCCAAATATCCCTGCCAGTATTAAGAGGAATTTTGAACTTATGGAGGAGGAACGCACTAAG GCTTTAATCGCCATGGAGAGACAGAAGGTCGCAGAAAAGGAAGCCGAAACCCAGAAGAAAATAGCTCtctcagaagcagaaaaaaatgCTCAGGTCAGCAAAATTCTTATGGAGCAAAAGCTAATGGAAAGGGACAGCGCCAAGAGGCAACAGGAGATCGAAAATCAAATGTACGTCGCACGTGAGAAGAGCCAAGCTGATGCTAGCTTTTACAG AGTGACGAAAGAAGCAGAAGCTAATAGACTGAAGCTCACACCCGAGTATCTTGAACTCAAATTCATTGAATCGATTGCCAATAACTCGAAAATCTTCTTTGGAGACAAG GTACCGAATATGGTGATGGATCAGAGGTTGCTCGGCAATTTTCTCAGCGGCATCGCTCAAAGGGATCATGTAGAGATATAG
- the LOC109718880 gene encoding erlin-2-B isoform X1, with translation MDSQQPQQHDRSQGLQPEGELEYQRLPPPPQQQQQQQQPQRRRPQPPPPSSGGDLVGIGVMVLISVAFVLIVFSSSMSTSGSSWYILHQVPEGHVGVYWRGGALLKTITNPGFHLKLPLVTKFEPIQVTLQTDQVKNIPCGTKGGVMISFDKIEVVNRLRKEYVYETLLNYGVHYDKTWIYDKIHHEINQFCSAHTLQQVYIDMFDQIDEKMKEAIQRDCTQYAPGIEIIGVRVTKPNIPASIKRNFELMEEERTKALIAMERQKVAEKEAETQKKIALSEAEKNAQVSKILMEQKLMERDSAKRQQEIENQMYVAREKSQADASFYRVTKEAEANRLKLTPEYLELKFIESIANNSKIFFGDKVPNMVMDQRLLGNFLSGIAQRDHVEI, from the exons ATGGATTCGCAGCAGCCGCAGCAACACGATCGCTCGCAGGGGCTTCAGCCGGAGGGCGAGCTCGAGTACCAGcgcctgccgccgccgccgcagcagcagcagcagcagcagcagccgcagcggcggcggccgcagCCTCCGCCTCCGTCGTCTGGGGGCGATCTCGTCGGCATCGGAGTGATGGTGTTGATCTCGGTCGCTTTCGTTCTG ATAGTGTTTTCATCCTCTATGTCGACGTCAGGCAGCAGCTGGTACATCCTGCATCAAGTTCCTGAAGGCCATGTGGGTGTATATTGGAGAGGTGGCGCTCTTTTGAAAACAATTACTAATCCAG GGTTTCATCTGAAATTGCCTTTGGTTACGAAGTTTGAGCCCATACAAGTCACCCTTCAGACGGACCAG GTAAAGAATATACCATGTGGTACAAAAGGTGGTGTTATGATTAGCTTCGATAAGATAGAG GTTGTGAATCGACTTAGAAAAGAATATGTCTATGAAACTTTGCTCAATTATGGCGTACATTATGATAAGACGTGGATATATGATAAGATTCATCATGAAATAAATCAGTTCTGCAGTGCTCACACCCTGCAGCAAGTTTATATCGACATGTTTGATCAG ATTGATGAAAAGATGAAAGAGGCTATTCAAAGAGATTGCACACAGTATGCTCCTGGAATTGAAATTATCGGTGTTCGTGTTACAAAGCCAAATATCCCTGCCAGTATTAAGAGGAATTTTGAACTTATGGAGGAGGAACGCACTAAG GCTTTAATCGCCATGGAGAGACAGAAGGTCGCAGAAAAGGAAGCCGAAACCCAGAAGAAAATAGCTCtctcagaagcagaaaaaaatgCTCAGGTCAGCAAAATTCTTATGGAGCAAAAGCTAATGGAAAGGGACAGCGCCAAGAGGCAACAGGAGATCGAAAATCAAATGTACGTCGCACGTGAGAAGAGCCAAGCTGATGCTAGCTTTTACAG AGTGACGAAAGAAGCAGAAGCTAATAGACTGAAGCTCACACCCGAGTATCTTGAACTCAAATTCATTGAATCGATTGCCAATAACTCGAAAATCTTCTTTGGAGACAAG GTACCGAATATGGTGATGGATCAGAGGTTGCTCGGCAATTTTCTCAGCGGCATCGCTCAAAGGGATCATGTAGAGATATAG
- the LOC109718937 gene encoding PLASMODESMATA CALLOSE-BINDING PROTEIN 3-like, whose product MDVLMLIVLMYSATFGGSDAAWCVCNSDQSTPALQKTIDYACGAGADCTPILQNGACYEPNTVAAHCSYAANSYYQRKGQALGACDFSGTATLTSADPSGPGCTFPASPSAAGTSTSSSSTTPTTAPGSTTPAGSSTPTTPTTTFTPTAGGGGSGTAGSTGGGGILGGLGPAGTTTSIDGTGSDGGLPPNPTTAGFIFLSLITTFLSLSSFLFF is encoded by the exons ATGGATGTTTTAATGCTCATTGTGCTCATGTACTCTGCCACCTTTGGTGGTTCAG ATGCTGCATGGTGTGTTTGCAACTCAGATCAGAGCACACCTGCTCTGCAGAAGACAATAGACTATGCTTGTGGAGCTGGGGCAGACTGCACACCCATTCTGCAAAATGGGGCATGTTATGAGCCCAACACTGTGGCTGCCCACTGCTCTTATGCTGCAAACAGCTATTACCAGAGGAAGGGGCAGGCTCTGGGGGCCTGTGACTTCTCTGGAACTGCCACTCTCACCTCCGCAGACCCAA GTGGACCTGGTTGCACCTTTCCAGCATCTCCCAG TGCTGCAGGGACATcaaccagcagcagcagcactacCCCAACAACTGCCCCAGGCAGCACCACCCCAGCCGGCAGCAGCACTCCCACCACACCCACCACCACATTCACCCCAACTgctggaggaggaggaagtgGCACAGCCGGCAGCACTGGAGGAGGGGGGATTCTTGGAGGATTGGGCCCCGCAGGCACCACCACCAGCATTGATGGCACCGGCAGTGATGGAGGTCTGCCTCCAAACCCTACTACTGCTggcttcatcttcctctctcttataaccaccttcctctctctctcatccttcctcttcttctaa